Proteins encoded together in one Triticum dicoccoides isolate Atlit2015 ecotype Zavitan chromosome 7B, WEW_v2.0, whole genome shotgun sequence window:
- the LOC119335687 gene encoding uncharacterized WD repeat-containing protein C2A9.03-like isoform X1, whose protein sequence is MDEFELEDNLEFILQSIQELIEDQGDNNPFGEVNQNELLANLVNYDQDNLMPDVSVEDVVNGKDVQGIPWEKMLFPRDQYREMKMKGYKNYQNLSYAREDALQDCKQVERDGPYYDFQYNTRRARPSIVHFQLQLRNLVWATTKHDVYTVHNQSMTHWSSLNQISTELINGDDCIIPKQRGHGSQSVSMVQFTTMAVDNDLLVVGGFHGELICKRLEDDGIVFSTRVTDDENAITNSLEIYQDPNGSRRLVVANNDCSVRIFDTKYFDLLNHYVFPWSVNSVSVNPDATLFAVLGDHEDGLVVDPKCGKPIGKVRGHLDYSFSSAWHPDGNILATGSQDTTCRLWDIRNLSQSLAVLGGRLGSIRCIKFSSDGRFLATAEPIDFVHIYDCFADYGKSHEIDFFGEIAGLSFSPDTEAFYIGVADQTYGGLMEFKRRHQHHYLNCLW, encoded by the exons ATGGACGAATTCGAGCTGGAGGATAACCTAGAGTTCATCCTCCAGAGCATCCAGGAGCTCATAGAGGACCAGGGGGACAACAATCCCTTCGGCGAGGTCAACCAGAATGAGCTCCTCGCCAACCTCGTCAACTATGACCAG GATAACTTGATGCCGGACGTGTCCGTGGAGGACGTAGTGAACGGGAAGGACGTGCAGGGGATTCCGTGGGAAAAGATGCTGTTCCCGAGGGATCAGTACCGGGAGATGAAGATGAAGGGCTACAAGAACTATCAGAACCTCAGTTATGCCCGGGAGGATGCTTTGCAG GATTGCAAACAAGTTGAGAGGGACGGCCCTTACTACGATTTTCAGTACAACACGAGGCGTGCGCGACCGTCAATTGTGCATTTTCAG TTGCAGTTGAGGAATTTGGTCTGGGCAACAACCAAGCATGATGTTTATACAGTACACAATCAATCAATGACACACTGGTCATCACTAAACCAGATAAGCACTGAGCTAATCAATGGTGATGATTGCATTATACCAAAACAG AGAGGGCATGGTTCACAATCTGTCTCAATGGTCCAGTTCACAACTATGGCTGTAGATAATGATTTATTGGTAGTTGGTGGTTTCCATGGAGAGCTTATATGCAAG CGTCTGGAGGATGATGGGATAGTTTTCAGCACGAGAGTTACAGATGATGAGAATGCTATAACCAACTCTTTAGAGATATACCAGGATCCCAA TGGATCAAGACGGTTGGTGGTTGCTAATAATGACTGCTCTGTCAGAATTTTTGATACCAAGTATTTTGACCTACTTAATCACTATGTTTTCCCATGGTCTGTGAAT AGTGTTTCGGTTAACCCTGATGCAACACTTTTTGCTGTCCTTGGTGATCACGAGGATGGCTTGGTAGTGGATCCCAAGTGTGGCAAG CCGATTGGTAAAGTTAGAGGCCATTTGGATTACTCATTCTCATCTGCGTGGCACCCAGACGGCAATATATTGGCTACCGGGAGTCAAGACACAACATGTCGGCTGTGGGACATTAGAAACCTATCACAATCCTTGGCTGTCCTTGGTGGAAGGCTAGGCTCAATACGTTGTATCAAATTCTCTTCAGATGGCCGCTTTTTGGCAACAGCAGAGCCTATAGATTTCGTTCACATCTATGATTGTTTTGCCGATTATGGCAAATCTCATGAGATTGACTTTTTTGGTGAAATAGCTGGTTTGTCATTCAGCCCAGACACAGAGGCCTTCTATATTGGCGTAGCAGACCAAACATATGGAGGCCTCATGGAGTTCAAGAGGAGGCACCAGCATCATTACTTGAACTGCCTGTGGTGA
- the LOC119335687 gene encoding uncharacterized WD repeat-containing protein C2A9.03-like isoform X2, translated as MDEFELEDNLEFILQSIQELIEDQGDNNPFGEVNQNELLANLVNYDQDNLMPDVSVEDVVNGKDVQGIPWEKMLFPRDQYREMKMKGYKNYQNLSYAREDALQDCKQVERDGPYYDFQYNTRRARPSIVHFQLRNLVWATTKHDVYTVHNQSMTHWSSLNQISTELINGDDCIIPKQRGHGSQSVSMVQFTTMAVDNDLLVVGGFHGELICKRLEDDGIVFSTRVTDDENAITNSLEIYQDPNGSRRLVVANNDCSVRIFDTKYFDLLNHYVFPWSVNSVSVNPDATLFAVLGDHEDGLVVDPKCGKPIGKVRGHLDYSFSSAWHPDGNILATGSQDTTCRLWDIRNLSQSLAVLGGRLGSIRCIKFSSDGRFLATAEPIDFVHIYDCFADYGKSHEIDFFGEIAGLSFSPDTEAFYIGVADQTYGGLMEFKRRHQHHYLNCLW; from the exons ATGGACGAATTCGAGCTGGAGGATAACCTAGAGTTCATCCTCCAGAGCATCCAGGAGCTCATAGAGGACCAGGGGGACAACAATCCCTTCGGCGAGGTCAACCAGAATGAGCTCCTCGCCAACCTCGTCAACTATGACCAG GATAACTTGATGCCGGACGTGTCCGTGGAGGACGTAGTGAACGGGAAGGACGTGCAGGGGATTCCGTGGGAAAAGATGCTGTTCCCGAGGGATCAGTACCGGGAGATGAAGATGAAGGGCTACAAGAACTATCAGAACCTCAGTTATGCCCGGGAGGATGCTTTGCAG GATTGCAAACAAGTTGAGAGGGACGGCCCTTACTACGATTTTCAGTACAACACGAGGCGTGCGCGACCGTCAATTGTGCATTTTCAG TTGAGGAATTTGGTCTGGGCAACAACCAAGCATGATGTTTATACAGTACACAATCAATCAATGACACACTGGTCATCACTAAACCAGATAAGCACTGAGCTAATCAATGGTGATGATTGCATTATACCAAAACAG AGAGGGCATGGTTCACAATCTGTCTCAATGGTCCAGTTCACAACTATGGCTGTAGATAATGATTTATTGGTAGTTGGTGGTTTCCATGGAGAGCTTATATGCAAG CGTCTGGAGGATGATGGGATAGTTTTCAGCACGAGAGTTACAGATGATGAGAATGCTATAACCAACTCTTTAGAGATATACCAGGATCCCAA TGGATCAAGACGGTTGGTGGTTGCTAATAATGACTGCTCTGTCAGAATTTTTGATACCAAGTATTTTGACCTACTTAATCACTATGTTTTCCCATGGTCTGTGAAT AGTGTTTCGGTTAACCCTGATGCAACACTTTTTGCTGTCCTTGGTGATCACGAGGATGGCTTGGTAGTGGATCCCAAGTGTGGCAAG CCGATTGGTAAAGTTAGAGGCCATTTGGATTACTCATTCTCATCTGCGTGGCACCCAGACGGCAATATATTGGCTACCGGGAGTCAAGACACAACATGTCGGCTGTGGGACATTAGAAACCTATCACAATCCTTGGCTGTCCTTGGTGGAAGGCTAGGCTCAATACGTTGTATCAAATTCTCTTCAGATGGCCGCTTTTTGGCAACAGCAGAGCCTATAGATTTCGTTCACATCTATGATTGTTTTGCCGATTATGGCAAATCTCATGAGATTGACTTTTTTGGTGAAATAGCTGGTTTGTCATTCAGCCCAGACACAGAGGCCTTCTATATTGGCGTAGCAGACCAAACATATGGAGGCCTCATGGAGTTCAAGAGGAGGCACCAGCATCATTACTTGAACTGCCTGTGGTGA